One window of the Chryseotalea sp. WA131a genome contains the following:
- the recF gene encoding DNA replication and repair protein RecF (All proteins in this family for which functions are known are DNA-binding proteins that assist the filamentation of RecA onto DNA for the initiation of recombination or recombinational repair.), producing the protein MFLQKLRLYNFRNIAETQLEFSTKIVCLLGKNGSGKTSLLDAIHYLSFTKSAVNPSDSQNVKDGQPQFLIKGHFEMSKLDDNELSSQTKSPSLGLSRFLAGERDGVRRQITCTYTQGQKKIISEDGQDYTKFSEHVGKYPVVLIAPQDIELIWDGSEMRRKFFDSVISQLDKTYLENLIIYTNQLKQRNSLLRAFVESGKTDHDLLASYDQKLVPAANYLFTKRKEFLIEFFPFFQQHYNYLVGQSNEQISIHYESDLSGANFSALLSQNLQRDIVLQRTSTGIHRDDFDFKINGFELKRHGSQGQQKSFLIALKLAEFQVIAEKKKFKPILLLDDIFDKLDDERIHQLMHLVARGTFGQLFITDARADRTQQIIHSANLNASIFRVENGTFTNG; encoded by the coding sequence GTGTTCCTCCAAAAACTCCGTCTTTACAATTTCCGAAACATTGCCGAAACGCAATTGGAGTTTTCCACCAAAATCGTTTGCCTGCTCGGCAAAAACGGAAGCGGCAAAACCAGTTTGCTGGATGCCATCCACTATCTATCCTTTACCAAAAGCGCAGTCAATCCTTCCGATTCACAAAATGTAAAAGATGGGCAACCTCAGTTTTTAATAAAAGGCCATTTTGAAATGTCGAAGTTGGATGATAACGAGCTAAGCTCTCAGACTAAGTCACCCTCTCTGGGCCTGTCCCGCTTTTTAGCGGGAGAGAGGGACGGGGTGAGGCGGCAAATCACCTGCACCTACACCCAAGGTCAAAAAAAAATCATCAGCGAAGACGGCCAAGATTACACCAAATTTTCCGAGCATGTGGGCAAATACCCCGTGGTGCTTATAGCCCCGCAAGACATTGAATTGATATGGGACGGCAGCGAAATGCGAAGAAAGTTTTTCGATAGTGTGATTTCGCAGTTGGATAAAACCTATTTGGAAAACCTCATCATCTACACCAACCAACTCAAGCAACGCAACAGTCTCTTGCGCGCTTTCGTGGAAAGCGGAAAAACCGACCACGATTTGTTGGCCAGCTACGACCAAAAGTTAGTGCCTGCAGCCAATTACCTTTTTACAAAGCGGAAGGAATTTCTTATCGAATTCTTCCCGTTCTTTCAGCAACACTATAATTACTTGGTTGGTCAATCAAACGAACAAATAAGTATTCACTATGAATCCGATTTGTCAGGAGCAAATTTCTCGGCTTTGCTTTCCCAAAACCTGCAGCGAGATATTGTTTTGCAGCGCACCAGCACCGGCATCCATCGCGATGATTTTGATTTTAAAATCAACGGTTTTGAGTTAAAGCGCCACGGCTCGCAAGGCCAACAAAAATCTTTTTTGATAGCCCTGAAGTTGGCAGAGTTTCAAGTCATTGCTGAAAAGAAAAAGTTTAAACCCATTTTGTTGCTGGATGATATTTTTGATAAACTCGATGACGAGCGCATTCACCAACTAATGCACTTGGTGGCGCGAGGCACCTTTGGCCAGTTGTTCATTACCGATGCTCGTGCCGATCGCACTCAGCAAATCATTCACTCTGCTAACTTAAATGCTAGTATCTTTAGGGTAGAAAACGGCACTTTTACCAATGGCTAA
- a CDS encoding response regulator transcription factor — protein sequence MGNFEKNIFMGGKKVLAMVVDDHPMICDAIVQLMESPSMHVYAAYSEEQALSICKAYSLSVALVDARLPPGSGIDLVKVMKKNYPAIKVVGISSYNEEATIAEFLMAGVVGFLSKASLRKPKLDDCLAQVLNGKQFFSPEELALKEKLFTNKKPPTTHLAIREREIALLISQGFSAKEIGDQLKLSKNTVDAYKKDLLAKTQTKSSAEMIAYLLRNGIL from the coding sequence ATGGGTAATTTTGAGAAAAATATTTTTATGGGCGGCAAAAAGGTGTTGGCAATGGTGGTAGATGACCATCCGATGATATGTGATGCTATTGTTCAATTAATGGAATCTCCTTCCATGCACGTGTATGCAGCCTACTCGGAAGAACAAGCTCTTTCCATTTGCAAAGCGTATAGCCTTTCTGTTGCATTGGTAGATGCGCGCCTTCCGCCAGGGAGTGGTATCGACCTAGTTAAAGTAATGAAAAAAAATTACCCCGCCATAAAAGTGGTGGGCATCAGCAGTTATAATGAAGAAGCCACCATCGCAGAATTTTTGATGGCTGGTGTTGTGGGGTTTTTATCAAAAGCTTCGCTGCGCAAACCAAAATTAGATGATTGCTTGGCGCAGGTGCTAAATGGAAAGCAATTTTTTTCTCCAGAAGAATTGGCCCTAAAAGAAAAGTTGTTTACAAATAAAAAGCCCCCCACCACGCATTTGGCTATACGCGAGCGTGAAATTGCTCTTTTAATCAGTCAAGGTTTTTCGGCAAAAGAAATAGGTGATCAATTAAAGCTGTCTAAAAACACCGTGGATGCTTATAAGAAAGACCTGCTTGCAAAAACACAAACAAAGAGCAGTGCTGAAATGATTGCTTATCTATTGCGTAATGGCATTTTGTGA
- a CDS encoding D-aminoacylase, producing the protein MINRKLFFFSFLIFCCSSKKPITYDTIIRNGTVYDGRGGNPYLADLGINADTIAAIGDLSGDVGKTEMDAKGKAVSPGFINMLSWADGSLLKDGRSMSDVKQGVTLEIFGEGWSPGPRKKKNERDSLWGSLGEYFTYLQKKGSSPNFASFVGATSVRNYVLGYENRKPTPEEMEQMKTLVREAMQEGALGLGSSLIYAPADYASTEELIELCKVVAEFKGIYITHMRSESDKIYAALNEVFRIAKEANVPAEIYHLKINNTWNWNKIDTVIAKIDSAQKAGLKISADMYTYNASGTSMTARLPTWVQEGGAGEMRKRLKNPVLRKRVLKELEMGIPSRLSDPKDVMILGFRSEELNKLYRGKRLSEIATHRKKSANETMLDLIVEDRSTIPCIFFLMKEENVKRMLQLPFVSICSDAGSIANEPPYNQGNLHPRAYGSFVRLLGRYSRDEKLMPLEEAVRRMTSLPASNLKLKKRGSLAVGHFADVVVFDPLTVKDNATFEKPHQYATGVEHVFVNGLQVLKDGEHTGMMPGRVVKLN; encoded by the coding sequence ATGATCAACCGGAAATTATTTTTTTTCTCTTTTCTTATTTTTTGCTGTTCGTCAAAAAAACCAATAACCTACGACACCATCATCCGCAATGGAACTGTTTATGACGGACGTGGGGGCAATCCCTATTTAGCAGATTTGGGTATCAATGCCGATACCATTGCAGCCATTGGTGATTTGTCGGGTGACGTAGGCAAAACAGAAATGGATGCAAAAGGCAAAGCCGTTTCACCCGGATTTATCAACATGCTGAGTTGGGCCGATGGCTCGTTGCTAAAAGATGGTCGCTCGATGAGTGATGTTAAACAAGGCGTTACGCTCGAGATTTTTGGTGAGGGTTGGAGCCCTGGACCGAGAAAGAAAAAAAATGAACGCGATTCGTTGTGGGGTTCGTTGGGAGAGTACTTTACCTATCTGCAAAAGAAAGGATCGAGCCCAAACTTTGCTTCGTTTGTGGGTGCAACTTCGGTGCGCAACTATGTGCTGGGTTACGAAAACCGGAAGCCAACGCCAGAAGAGATGGAGCAAATGAAAACGCTAGTACGCGAAGCCATGCAAGAAGGTGCTTTGGGCTTGGGCTCATCGTTGATTTACGCTCCTGCGGATTATGCTTCCACCGAAGAGTTGATCGAGTTGTGCAAAGTGGTGGCTGAATTTAAAGGAATCTACATCACACACATGCGCAGTGAAAGCGATAAAATTTATGCTGCCCTCAACGAGGTTTTTCGAATCGCCAAAGAAGCCAATGTGCCAGCCGAGATTTATCATCTAAAAATCAACAACACGTGGAACTGGAATAAGATTGATACGGTGATTGCCAAAATCGATAGCGCACAGAAGGCTGGTTTAAAAATTTCAGCCGACATGTACACCTACAATGCCAGTGGCACCAGTATGACGGCTCGCTTGCCCACATGGGTGCAAGAAGGTGGCGCAGGTGAAATGCGCAAGCGATTGAAGAATCCTGTTCTTCGAAAACGAGTTTTAAAAGAATTGGAAATGGGTATTCCTTCACGCCTATCAGACCCCAAAGATGTAATGATTTTAGGATTTAGAAGTGAAGAACTGAACAAACTCTACAGAGGCAAACGATTGAGTGAAATTGCAACCCACCGCAAAAAGAGTGCTAATGAAACCATGCTTGATTTAATTGTGGAAGATCGCTCAACTATTCCCTGCATTTTCTTTTTGATGAAGGAAGAAAACGTAAAGCGAATGTTGCAATTGCCGTTTGTTAGTATTTGTTCCGATGCAGGATCAATCGCAAACGAACCTCCTTACAACCAAGGCAACCTTCACCCACGAGCTTACGGAAGTTTTGTTCGCTTGCTTGGAAGATATTCACGCGATGAAAAACTAATGCCCTTGGAAGAAGCTGTCAGGCGAATGACATCATTGCCGGCTTCCAACCTAAAATTAAAAAAGAGGGGATCTCTCGCAGTTGGTCATTTTGCCGATGTAGTTGTTTTTGATCCCTTGACGGTAAAGGACAATGCCACCTTCGAGAAGCCCCATCAATATGCTACTGGGGTTGAACATGTTTTCGTAAATGGCCTCCAGGTTTTGAAAGATGGCGAACATACAGGGATGATGCCTGGGAGGGTGGTAAAGTTGAATTAG
- a CDS encoding LytTR family transcriptional regulator DNA-binding domain-containing protein, with the protein MVKVLLESVVWRNMLGAIALLIAYYVPDRISLDDRVGVNKFLPYLFLLLMYGWIVFHNRILFEGLYLNNRTRTYFLRTLSGMVLSSTIMHIVLVYRFNQSETLSKILTFWVFTITGLGIYVMFKFLHVIQNKSKNPAVRPAETTEFFIFFAEGSEKQLLLSDILYLESLENYVKVFTKQKSHIVRQSLKEAEQKLPKYFLRISRSHIVNTRFIESAKAESLTINGALFKIGKVYKRYVEEQLNQNI; encoded by the coding sequence ATGGTTAAGGTTTTGTTGGAATCGGTAGTGTGGAGAAACATGTTAGGAGCTATAGCATTGCTGATTGCTTACTATGTTCCTGATAGGATTTCGTTAGATGATCGTGTTGGCGTCAACAAATTTTTGCCCTACCTATTTCTATTATTAATGTACGGATGGATTGTATTCCACAATCGAATACTATTTGAAGGCCTCTATCTTAACAACCGAACACGAACTTACTTTCTCAGGACTTTAAGCGGTATGGTGTTAAGTTCTACCATTATGCACATAGTCCTAGTCTATCGATTTAACCAATCAGAAACGCTTTCAAAAATTCTCACTTTTTGGGTATTCACCATTACGGGGCTGGGAATTTATGTGATGTTTAAGTTTCTGCACGTTATCCAAAACAAATCGAAAAACCCTGCCGTTAGGCCAGCCGAAACTACTGAATTTTTTATCTTTTTTGCTGAAGGATCAGAGAAGCAACTCCTGCTTAGCGATATTCTTTATTTGGAAAGCCTAGAAAACTATGTGAAGGTATTTACGAAACAGAAATCCCATATTGTACGGCAATCATTAAAAGAAGCAGAACAAAAACTTCCCAAGTATTTTTTGCGAATCAGTCGCTCCCACATCGTAAACACTCGCTTTATTGAATCCGCCAAGGCCGAAAGTTTAACAATAAACGGAGCGTTGTTTAAGATTGGCAAGGTTTATAAAAGATATGTGGAGGAACAGTTAAATCAAAATATCTAA
- a CDS encoding S41 family peptidase: protein MSENKNSNFQISLPFVLCIGLAGGVLLGAGLTNKSGGTEVNRDVQKLREVLSLVKSEYVDDTKTDDLVEEAIVHMLGKLDPHSAYISSKDRISANEDLQGNFEGIGIEFSIFNDTLTVVHAISGGPSEAVGVRPGDRIVKVNEKLIANTKLTNLDVMRYLKGPKGTEVKIEVVRKNKKEPITFTIIRDKIPQFSVDAAYLVTPEIGYVKVNRFSQNTYQEVHDALTKLRREGMKKLVLDLQGNPGGYMDQAISIADEFLPKGEKIVFTKGQEKKYDEDAMATDKGDFEKGDLIVLVNEGSASASEIVSGALQDNDRALVVGRRSYGKGLVQRPFNLSDGSEVRLTISRYYTPSGRTVQKPYENLDEYDKDIVKRYKHGEFFTADSIHFNDSLKYKTLNGRTVYGGGGIMPDYFVPLDTTLISKYFNELSYANILREFAFNYAEQNNASLKKMNFAAYQRDFQVGDAILNQLTVMGKKSKIEPDYADLKKNKKLFQVYLKAEIARRVWGNEAFYPIYNETNEVLQQAIKLFDRIPDLDKGKM, encoded by the coding sequence ATGAGCGAGAATAAGAATTCTAATTTTCAAATCAGTTTGCCATTTGTGCTTTGTATTGGGCTGGCAGGTGGTGTTTTGCTGGGTGCAGGCCTGACCAATAAATCGGGAGGCACGGAGGTAAACCGCGATGTGCAAAAACTGCGTGAGGTGTTGAGTTTGGTTAAGTCAGAATATGTGGACGATACCAAAACAGACGATTTAGTAGAAGAAGCCATTGTGCACATGCTCGGTAAACTAGATCCTCACTCGGCTTATATATCCAGTAAAGATCGCATTTCTGCCAACGAAGATTTGCAAGGAAACTTTGAAGGCATCGGAATAGAGTTCAGCATATTCAACGACACACTCACCGTAGTGCACGCCATCAGCGGTGGCCCTTCTGAGGCAGTGGGTGTGCGCCCGGGCGATCGCATTGTGAAGGTAAATGAAAAACTCATTGCCAATACCAAGCTCACCAATCTAGATGTGATGCGTTACTTGAAGGGCCCTAAGGGCACCGAAGTAAAAATAGAAGTTGTTCGCAAGAACAAGAAAGAGCCGATCACCTTCACAATCATCCGCGATAAAATCCCTCAGTTCTCGGTGGATGCCGCTTATTTGGTTACGCCAGAAATTGGTTATGTGAAAGTAAATCGCTTTTCGCAAAACACGTATCAAGAAGTGCACGATGCGTTGACCAAGTTGCGCAGGGAAGGCATGAAAAAGTTAGTGTTGGATCTTCAGGGAAATCCTGGTGGCTACATGGATCAAGCGATTTCCATTGCCGATGAATTTTTGCCCAAGGGCGAAAAGATCGTATTCACCAAGGGCCAAGAAAAAAAGTATGACGAGGATGCCATGGCCACCGACAAAGGCGATTTTGAAAAAGGTGATTTAATTGTGTTGGTCAACGAAGGCAGTGCATCTGCTTCTGAAATTGTGAGTGGTGCCTTGCAAGATAACGACCGAGCGCTGGTGGTGGGCAGGCGTTCGTACGGAAAAGGATTGGTGCAGCGTCCGTTTAATTTGAGCGATGGATCGGAAGTTCGGTTAACCATTTCTCGATATTACACTCCGAGCGGTCGCACGGTTCAAAAGCCCTATGAGAACCTAGACGAATACGATAAAGACATTGTGAAGCGCTACAAACACGGTGAGTTTTTTACAGCGGATAGCATTCATTTTAATGATTCGCTTAAATACAAAACATTAAATGGCCGCACCGTTTACGGAGGTGGAGGCATCATGCCTGATTATTTTGTACCGTTAGATACCACACTCATTAGTAAATACTTTAATGAACTTTCGTATGCCAACATCTTGCGCGAGTTTGCCTTTAATTATGCCGAACAAAACAACGCTTCACTTAAGAAAATGAATTTTGCAGCGTATCAGCGCGATTTTCAAGTAGGTGACGCGATACTTAATCAATTGACGGTGATGGGCAAAAAAAGCAAGATCGAACCCGATTACGCGGATTTGAAAAAGAACAAAAAATTGTTTCAAGTGTATTTAAAGGCCGAGATTGCCAGAAGGGTTTGGGGCAACGAAGCATTTTACCCTATCTACAACGAAACAAACGAAGTGCTTCAACAAGCTATTAAGTTGTTTGATCGGATTCCAGATTTGGATAAAGGGAAGATGTGA
- a CDS encoding GNAT family N-acetyltransferase: MSSQISTATLADATAINLLVNSAYRGEDSKQGWTTEADLLDGTRIDEVAVAELISKSDTIILKYSEEGKILGCVELRKEKGKLYLGMLSVAPNTQGKGIGKKLLVAGENHAKLLGVDTIIMTVISVRKELIDWYMRHGYQLTGERKPFVVPDTRWGIPKQELEFVVLEKKIN; encoded by the coding sequence ATGTCATCACAAATTTCAACTGCAACATTGGCCGATGCAACTGCCATCAACCTACTCGTTAACTCCGCTTATCGCGGAGAAGATTCCAAACAAGGCTGGACTACCGAGGCGGATTTACTCGATGGCACTCGTATTGATGAGGTGGCCGTTGCAGAATTAATCAGCAAGTCGGACACAATAATCTTGAAGTACTCTGAAGAAGGTAAAATACTTGGTTGCGTGGAGTTGCGAAAGGAAAAAGGCAAGCTGTATTTGGGAATGTTGTCGGTAGCACCCAACACGCAAGGCAAAGGCATTGGCAAGAAATTATTAGTGGCTGGGGAAAATCACGCAAAATTACTTGGAGTAGACACGATAATAATGACCGTGATTTCCGTTCGAAAAGAGTTAATCGATTGGTACATGCGGCATGGCTACCAACTAACGGGCGAGCGAAAGCCTTTTGTGGTTCCCGATACGAGGTGGGGCATTCCGAAGCAAGAATTGGAGTTTGTGGTGCTGGAGAAAAAAATAAATTGA
- the pdhA gene encoding pyruvate dehydrogenase (acetyl-transferring) E1 component subunit alpha: MAATTATKSKAKTEYSKETYLFWYESMQLMRKFEEKAGQLYGMQKIRGFCHLYIGQEACASGAVSALRRGDKYITAYRDHAHPLALGTSPNAVMAELYAKETGVSKGKGGSMHIFDKANHFYGGHGIVGGQIPLGAGIAFAEKYNETGNLCICYMGDGAVRQGALHEAFNLAMLWKLPVIFAIENNGYAMGTSVKRSSNVTELYTLGESYDMPSEPVDAMNVEAVHEAVARAAERARAGEGPTLLELRTYRYKGHSMSDPQKYRSKEEVEEYKHRDPIEGVRKSILDKKVATEKELEAIDQKVNAQVEESVKFAEESNYPDPSEAMKDIYEQQDYPFVLD; this comes from the coding sequence ATGGCCGCTACCACTGCTACCAAAAGCAAAGCAAAAACTGAGTATTCGAAAGAGACGTACTTGTTTTGGTATGAATCGATGCAACTGATGCGCAAGTTCGAAGAAAAAGCAGGGCAGCTCTATGGCATGCAGAAAATACGTGGCTTTTGCCATTTATACATAGGTCAGGAGGCCTGCGCCTCGGGTGCAGTTTCTGCTTTGCGAAGAGGGGATAAATACATTACGGCTTATCGCGACCACGCTCACCCATTGGCATTGGGCACTAGCCCCAATGCGGTGATGGCCGAGCTGTATGCCAAAGAAACTGGTGTGAGCAAAGGCAAGGGCGGCTCCATGCACATCTTTGATAAAGCGAATCATTTTTATGGTGGGCACGGCATTGTAGGCGGACAGATTCCATTGGGTGCGGGCATCGCTTTCGCAGAAAAATATAATGAGACAGGCAACTTGTGCATTTGCTACATGGGCGATGGTGCCGTGCGGCAAGGCGCCTTGCACGAAGCATTCAACTTGGCTATGCTGTGGAAGCTGCCTGTGATTTTTGCGATTGAAAACAACGGCTACGCCATGGGTACCTCGGTAAAACGCTCATCGAACGTAACGGAGCTCTATACTTTAGGCGAATCGTATGACATGCCCTCTGAACCAGTGGATGCCATGAATGTAGAAGCGGTGCATGAAGCGGTGGCCCGTGCGGCCGAGCGAGCGCGTGCTGGTGAAGGCCCGACTTTATTGGAGTTAAGAACCTATCGCTACAAAGGCCACTCTATGAGTGACCCACAAAAATACCGTAGCAAAGAAGAGGTGGAAGAGTACAAACACCGCGACCCGATTGAAGGTGTGCGCAAATCGATATTGGATAAAAAGGTAGCTACCGAAAAAGAACTGGAGGCCATTGACCAAAAAGTAAATGCCCAAGTAGAAGAGAGCGTTAAGTTTGCAGAAGAATCGAACTATCCAGATCCATCGGAAGCGATGAAGGATATTTATGAGCAGCAAGATTATCCGTTTGTGTTGGATTGA
- a CDS encoding ABC transporter permease: MLLFIALKNEFTKCAKSPFSFLLIFSLAVPSFIVFAFIYIMPYDEFLQRIQSAGNDPNPYNYIYKWFQILFKFLLVPYYSIFLVWFFEIERKAKGWKFLNTLPLRFSDLIYSKLILVISYLFLSILISAFSLFLVSLVLGNLKTDWPFSHYQMFDLKTLSIVFGGVFLLSIPLIIVLFMIVLLVDSPGLIIIGAISIGSIIIPYNPFQYYSYGVKSYWSLQLGTGVDLTIYLQSIIISLVLLLGLKFYNNKIYQALN; encoded by the coding sequence ATGCTACTATTTATTGCTCTCAAAAATGAATTTACCAAGTGCGCTAAATCTCCCTTTTCATTTTTATTAATTTTTAGTTTGGCAGTCCCATCATTCATAGTATTTGCATTCATCTACATAATGCCGTATGACGAATTTCTCCAGCGCATTCAAAGCGCGGGTAATGATCCTAACCCGTATAACTATATTTATAAATGGTTTCAGATTCTTTTTAAATTTCTTTTAGTGCCATACTATTCAATTTTTCTAGTCTGGTTTTTTGAAATTGAAAGGAAAGCAAAAGGATGGAAATTCCTTAACACACTACCTTTAAGGTTTTCCGATTTAATCTACTCAAAACTAATCCTAGTAATTTCCTATTTATTTTTATCCATATTAATTTCTGCGTTTTCCCTATTCCTTGTGAGTCTGGTTTTAGGGAATTTAAAAACGGATTGGCCTTTTTCTCACTATCAGATGTTTGATTTGAAAACTCTGTCTATAGTTTTCGGGGGAGTGTTTTTGCTATCAATTCCATTGATAATTGTTTTATTTATGATTGTCCTATTAGTTGATAGCCCAGGCCTTATAATAATTGGGGCAATTTCAATAGGATCTATAATTATTCCCTATAACCCCTTTCAGTATTATAGCTATGGAGTTAAATCATATTGGTCTTTGCAATTAGGAACTGGTGTTGATCTAACTATTTACCTTCAATCAATAATAATTTCCCTTGTATTACTATTAGGTTTAAAATTCTACAATAATAAAATATATCAGGCCTTAAATTAG
- a CDS encoding ATP-binding cassette domain-containing protein, whose amino-acid sequence MIQIDHISYAYKKTEVLKNVTFDIPKKSIFGLLGKNGAGKSTLIKIILGIIIPDSGTVKINQQLINQFNRLLLSQKIGSLIENASLYDFLSPIENLELARRIYGTEKEYLKKLLSVVGLENVSRDKVSTFSLGMRQRLGIALAMIGKPEIVILDEPTNGLDPNGLNEFRELILKLNKENDTTFLISSHHLSELEKIATHVGIIHNGTAVHTSELKGTSAGTLDKIYFDLVKG is encoded by the coding sequence ATGATTCAAATTGATCACATATCGTATGCATATAAAAAGACGGAAGTCCTCAAGAACGTTACATTTGATATTCCAAAAAAATCAATTTTTGGCCTTTTGGGAAAAAATGGGGCGGGGAAATCAACCCTTATTAAAATAATTCTAGGAATAATTATTCCTGACTCAGGAACTGTGAAAATAAATCAGCAACTTATTAACCAATTTAATAGGCTTCTCCTATCGCAAAAAATTGGCTCTTTAATTGAAAACGCCTCTTTATATGACTTCTTAAGCCCAATTGAAAATTTGGAATTAGCACGAAGAATTTACGGTACTGAAAAAGAGTACCTTAAGAAGTTGCTATCGGTTGTTGGTTTGGAAAACGTTTCGCGGGATAAGGTTAGTACTTTTTCGCTCGGTATGAGGCAAAGATTAGGTATCGCGCTCGCAATGATTGGTAAACCAGAGATTGTTATCCTGGATGAGCCTACTAATGGTCTTGATCCTAATGGCCTTAATGAGTTTCGGGAATTGATCCTTAAATTAAACAAGGAAAATGATACTACATTTTTGATATCAAGTCATCACCTTTCTGAATTAGAAAAGATAGCAACACACGTAGGCATAATACACAATGGTACTGCGGTACACACTTCAGAGTTGAAGGGCACTTCGGCAGGAACTCTTGATAAAATATATTTTGATTTGGTAAAGGGATAA
- a CDS encoding aminopeptidase P family protein, which translates to MKYLSIALTLLVSLSGIAQNSDFPSDFLSKDFHKDRREKLREKLPLNSVAVFFANPVRNRANDVDYVYHQDPDFFYLTGYREPNAVLFVFKDNQTANNGVEYNEIVFVQPRNEMREMWTGRRLGDKGVKDVLGFNQAFNNTDFKKYNVNFTKFDKVLFYDFFNDVRDDDRDSADMYDLQAQFKAKVNFNQKDKTTLSVEPLKNNIDLKGLESIMDDLRGIKTKEEIELVKRAVQISCAGQLEVMKAMKPGMSEREVQGIHEFVFKKYQAEDLGYPSIVGAGHNGCILHYIDNYKPNISNKELILMDLGAEFRGYTADITRTIPVNGKFSPEQKQIYELVLKAQEEAMKICKPGTTFRDLTLATRRIVNQGLFELGIIKTVDERNLYYPHGCCHHIGLDVHDKGTYDKLQENMIITIEPGIYIPEGAPCDKKWWGIAVRIEDDYLITKDGYDHLSILAPRTVKDIEAAMKLPSPLDNFVLPELNKK; encoded by the coding sequence ATGAAATACCTTTCGATTGCCCTCACGCTATTGGTTTCGCTTTCAGGCATAGCCCAAAATTCTGATTTCCCGTCTGATTTCCTTTCCAAAGATTTCCATAAAGACCGCAGAGAAAAGCTGCGCGAAAAGTTGCCACTCAATTCAGTGGCGGTATTTTTTGCCAACCCAGTGCGCAATCGTGCTAACGATGTAGACTACGTCTATCACCAAGATCCTGACTTTTTCTACCTAACCGGCTACCGCGAACCCAACGCGGTGCTTTTTGTTTTTAAAGACAACCAAACCGCTAACAACGGAGTGGAGTACAACGAAATTGTTTTTGTACAACCTCGCAACGAAATGCGCGAGATGTGGACAGGCAGGCGGTTGGGCGATAAAGGTGTGAAAGATGTATTGGGTTTTAACCAAGCCTTTAACAACACCGATTTCAAAAAATACAATGTAAACTTTACGAAGTTCGACAAAGTATTGTTCTACGATTTCTTCAACGATGTGCGTGACGATGACCGCGACAGTGCTGACATGTACGATTTACAAGCGCAGTTTAAAGCCAAGGTAAACTTCAATCAAAAAGACAAAACAACTTTAAGTGTAGAGCCGCTCAAAAACAACATCGATCTAAAAGGATTAGAGAGCATTATGGACGACCTGCGCGGAATAAAAACAAAAGAAGAAATCGAGCTAGTCAAACGTGCTGTCCAGATTTCATGTGCCGGCCAATTGGAGGTGATGAAGGCCATGAAGCCAGGCATGAGCGAGCGTGAGGTGCAAGGCATTCATGAATTTGTATTTAAAAAATACCAAGCCGAAGATTTGGGATATCCCTCCATTGTTGGTGCGGGGCACAACGGTTGTATTCTTCACTATATAGACAACTATAAACCCAACATCAGCAATAAAGAATTAATCTTAATGGACTTGGGTGCTGAGTTCCGCGGCTACACGGCCGATATTACACGCACTATTCCTGTGAACGGAAAATTCTCCCCTGAGCAAAAACAGATTTATGAATTGGTGTTGAAAGCACAAGAAGAAGCGATGAAAATTTGCAAGCCCGGCACCACCTTCCGCGATTTAACATTGGCCACCCGCAGAATCGTAAACCAAGGGTTGTTTGAATTGGGTATCATCAAAACAGTAGACGAACGCAATTTGTATTATCCTCACGGTTGCTGCCACCATATTGGGCTAGACGTACACGACAAAGGGACGTACGATAAACTCCAAGAAAATATGATTATCACCATTGAGCCAGGTATCTACATTCCCGAAGGTGCACCCTGCGATAAAAAATGGTGGGGCATTGCAGTACGAATAGAAGATGATTATTTGATTACCAAAGATGGCTACGATCATCTATCCATACTCGCACCCCGCACCGTAAAGGATATTGAAGCAGCTATGAAATTGCCCAGTCCGTTGGATAATTTTGTATTGCCGGAGTTAAATAAAAAGTAA